TAAAAGAAATTCTTACCTAAAAGCAATTGAATTTGTTTTAACTGTTGAACCCAGACTTTTTGGGTTAATTCATTAAATTTACCATCGTATTCATAACTTGGAAATGATGCATTTACCTGACTCATATAACTTTCGGAAAATGAATTTTCCAATACATCCAATGAATTTAAAGATACGGGTACAATGGTATCGGCCTCGGCCGGATGATATTTAAACCAAACATTACGATAACCTACAATTCGTAAGTTCGACAAATCTTCTTCTTCTTTCCACTCTTTAACAGCACCTGCAATGGCCTGCAAAACTTTATAATGAGTATCGGGACCGCTTCCTTCCGGATCCATTGCCAGACTAATTACTGTAGGCTTGCGTTTTCTAAACTCTTCCAAAACCGGAAGCATATCCCTGTTTTTCTCGGGCAATTCTGTAAAAACATCACCTTTGTAAAAACCTAAGCGTAAATGATGAACATTTCTTACAGGAATACCAAAATGAGCCCACACCAATTCTTCTTCAAACTCACGAATCATTCCTTTCATTTTCTGAACCTGAGGAGAATTTTTTCCTCCATCGTAACTATTCTCTAAATCATTAATGATAAAGGCAATGGTTTCGTTCAGATGCGCTTTGTTCTTCACTTCCCAAATTCCAACAAGCGATCGAATTACCCGATGACACAACCCTCTTCTCTTGCCATTTTTATTTCTGGCAGCAACCGAGTTAAGAAAATGATAAACATCTTTATCCCATTTTTTGCTGTAACCTACTTCGAAAAAATCAGGGTAATCCAACATCTGAATTTCACCTTTGGCAATAAAATCCTGACATTCTTTAAGCACTCCAATTACAAATCCATTGGTAACAGCAGTAAATCCAGAGGTAAGCACTGAAAAATGAATATCGTTTGTTGCTGAACGCATTTGGCGATTTGTGTAAGGCATAATTCCCAACATAATATCATCGTGATGAGGTCCTGTATGGTAAATCACCTCGTTGGTATCGGGTTTCATTCCTTTTTCCAGCTTTCCTTTAATCGAATCTATAACTGTTTGAACAGTTCCTTCATTCAAATTTGGAATTTGACTTGTGTAAGGATCGGCTTTTAGATCTTCCATTGTTAAATGGTGACCATATTTATTAATTTTTTTACAAAGATCGATTACCGATCTTTCGGTTTTTGAATGGGTCCACTCTC
This genomic interval from uncultured Marinifilum sp. contains the following:
- a CDS encoding glucosamine-6-phosphate isomerase; protein product: MGTLFTSKVEQAFHDLSGVPEITTQIPYVTVDNFPKLGLMTSLRFLEWAEQNPQGVISLPTGKTPEYFIKYTQFLLENWNKAKGLDIRNQYGLGNMTKPDLSGLQFVQIDEFYPIDPRQHNSFYNYVMKYYIDGFGLEKSNSLLINSEEIQLFDNKHFLEVFPDYHIDLSLRYREATSVLEEMQQKSIFMIDNWCTSYEQQIRDKGGIGFFLGGIGPDGHIAFNTRGSDHYSTTRLTKTNFETQAVAAGDLGGIEVSRNRLVITIGLDTITHNKDAVSIIFAAGEAKADIVKGSLESKPDAVYPASVLQRQKNSRFYLTTGAACKLTDSVNQFYKTGEWTHSKTERSVIDLCKKINKYGHHLTMEDLKADPYTSQIPNLNEGTVQTVIDSIKGKLEKGMKPDTNEVIYHTGPHHDDIMLGIMPYTNRQMRSATNDIHFSVLTSGFTAVTNGFVIGVLKECQDFIAKGEIQMLDYPDFFEVGYSKKWDKDVYHFLNSVAARNKNGKRRGLCHRVIRSLVGIWEVKNKAHLNETIAFIINDLENSYDGGKNSPQVQKMKGMIREFEEELVWAHFGIPVRNVHHLRLGFYKGDVFTELPEKNRDMLPVLEEFRKRKPTVISLAMDPEGSGPDTHYKVLQAIAGAVKEWKEEEDLSNLRIVGYRNVWFKYHPAEADTIVPVSLNSLDVLENSFSESYMSQVNASFPSYEYDGKFNELTQKVWVQQLKQIQLLLGKNFFYENNHPLVRATHGLVYMKEMTADEFVAMAQELEKAVEENPF